In a genomic window of Holophagaceae bacterium:
- a CDS encoding carbonic anhydrase, producing MIPAQVALERLREGNRRFVADVRNRDNPTGQTRRVELAAGQEPFAIILGCSDSRVPAEIVFDQGLGDLFVIRVAGNIVAASQVGSVEFAAARYGTRLVVVLGHSQCGAILATLEELQQPSGNQSRNLRSIVDRVRPSVEALLETGLRDDPEALVRQAVRANIRVSANHLRHGSEVLEQLVQEDGLLIVGAEYSLETGTVDFFDGVPGTG from the coding sequence ATGATTCCAGCCCAGGTAGCGCTCGAACGTCTCCGGGAGGGGAACCGCCGCTTCGTGGCCGACGTCCGGAACCGCGACAATCCCACGGGCCAGACGCGGCGGGTCGAATTGGCCGCTGGGCAGGAGCCGTTCGCCATCATCCTGGGTTGTTCCGATTCGCGGGTGCCGGCGGAGATCGTCTTCGACCAGGGCCTGGGGGATCTGTTCGTCATCCGTGTGGCCGGAAACATCGTGGCCGCCTCGCAGGTCGGCAGCGTCGAGTTCGCCGCGGCCCGGTACGGCACGCGTCTGGTGGTGGTGCTGGGGCACTCCCAGTGCGGGGCCATCCTGGCCACCCTGGAGGAGCTCCAGCAGCCGTCGGGCAATCAATCGCGGAACCTCCGTTCCATCGTCGACCGCGTCCGTCCCTCCGTGGAAGCCTTGCTCGAGACGGGACTGAGGGACGATCCGGAAGCGCTGGTGCGGCAGGCGGTCCGCGCGAACATCCGGGTTTCGGCGAACCATCTGCGGCATGGATCTGAAGTCCTCGAGCAACTGGTCCAGGAAGACGGGCTGCTCATCGTGGGCGCCGAGTATTCGCTGGAGACCGGTACCGTGGATTTCTTCGACGGCGTGCCCGGGACCGGCTGA
- a CDS encoding thioesterase, with amino-acid sequence MAPITPAVIGAEGEASVVVTPEVTVRHFHPHMPEVYGTPFMIYLMEVAAGQAIQASLPAGWVSVGVEVNIRHLAPTPVGRTVTARARVTAVGDKLIAFDVEAHDGVNLIGKGTHSRAPIELARFEQSLLAR; translated from the coding sequence ATGGCTCCAATCACGCCCGCCGTCATCGGTGCCGAAGGAGAGGCCAGCGTGGTGGTCACGCCCGAGGTGACCGTCCGGCACTTCCACCCGCACATGCCGGAGGTCTATGGCACGCCGTTCATGATCTACCTGATGGAAGTGGCCGCCGGCCAGGCCATCCAGGCCAGCCTCCCCGCCGGGTGGGTGTCGGTCGGGGTGGAGGTCAACATCCGCCATCTGGCCCCCACCCCGGTCGGCAGGACCGTGACGGCTCGGGCCAGGGTCACCGCGGTGGGCGACAAGCTGATCGCCTTCGACGTCGAGGCGCACGATGGTGTAAACCTCATCGGGAAAGGCACGCACAGCCGCGCGCCCATCGAGCTGGCGCGCTTCGAGCAATCGCTTCTGGCCCGCTAG
- a CDS encoding nuclear transport factor 2 family protein, translated as MKPKELVAAWVEAFNRADAAALASFYSETAINHQVAELPVEGRAAIRRMFDTGFASAKMVCIVENIFEDGDWAILEWRDPLGLRGCGFFHILDGQIVFQRGYWDKLTFLRQHHLPIPQD; from the coding sequence ATGAAACCGAAAGAACTCGTTGCAGCCTGGGTGGAGGCCTTCAACCGCGCCGATGCCGCGGCTCTTGCCTCCTTCTATTCGGAAACGGCCATCAATCACCAGGTGGCCGAGCTGCCGGTCGAGGGCCGCGCTGCGATCCGCCGGATGTTCGATACCGGTTTCGCCTCGGCCAAGATGGTCTGCATCGTGGAGAACATCTTCGAAGACGGGGACTGGGCCATCCTGGAATGGCGGGATCCGCTGGGCCTCAGGGGATGCGGGTTCTTCCATATCCTGGACGGGCAGATCGTCTTCCAGCGGGGCTACTGGGACAAGCTGACTTTCCTCCGGCAGCACCATCTGCCGATTCCGCAGGATTGA
- a CDS encoding DinB family protein: MTRELASFSKELDLFQDESLIWKTVPGVSNPVGSLVLHVCGNLQHFVGAVLGGTGYVRNRELEFSLRGVSRASLSAELQKTIAAVDSVLSTLAEQSLAADYPERLGGFQVPTGMFLLHLNTHLAHHLGQAGYLRRILSGDNLSSGPIAISALSGSN; encoded by the coding sequence ATGACGCGCGAGCTGGCCTCCTTCTCCAAGGAATTGGACCTGTTCCAGGATGAATCCCTGATCTGGAAGACCGTTCCCGGCGTGTCGAATCCTGTGGGCAGCTTGGTCCTCCATGTCTGCGGGAACCTACAGCATTTCGTGGGGGCCGTGCTGGGCGGCACCGGCTATGTGCGGAACCGGGAGCTGGAATTCAGCCTCCGGGGCGTTTCCCGCGCCTCGCTCTCAGCCGAACTCCAAAAGACGATCGCAGCGGTCGATTCCGTCTTGTCCACCCTTGCGGAGCAATCCTTGGCCGCCGACTACCCCGAGCGCCTCGGCGGCTTCCAGGTGCCCACGGGGATGTTCCTGCTGCACCTGAACACCCATCTCGCGCACCACCTCGGCCAAGCGGGCTATCTCAGGCGCATCCTCTCCGGCGACAACCTGAGCAGCGGCCCCATCGCCATCAGCGCGCTTTCCGGTTCGAACTAG
- a CDS encoding dihydrofolate reductase, whose protein sequence is MMVSVFIGTSLDGFIARVNGGLDWLPEGGGEPHGYNEFFASVDALVIGRKTFETVLAFETWPYGRKRVVVLGSRPLDLSKAHGAVVEQMAGSPADIVSKLAESGARHLYIDGGITIQRFLRAGLIDRLIITRVPVLIGDGVPLFGSLPQDVRLVHVATRSFPSGLVQSEYRIDSKR, encoded by the coding sequence ATGATGGTCTCAGTGTTCATCGGCACGAGCCTCGACGGATTCATCGCGCGGGTCAACGGCGGCCTCGACTGGTTGCCGGAGGGCGGCGGAGAACCCCATGGCTACAACGAGTTTTTCGCAAGCGTTGATGCACTCGTGATCGGCCGGAAGACCTTCGAGACGGTGCTGGCTTTCGAGACCTGGCCCTATGGCCGCAAGCGCGTGGTGGTGCTGGGCAGCCGGCCACTGGATCTCTCCAAAGCCCATGGGGCTGTGGTGGAGCAGATGGCCGGGTCTCCCGCGGATATCGTCTCGAAACTCGCCGAGAGCGGCGCACGGCACCTCTACATCGACGGCGGGATCACGATCCAGCGGTTCCTCCGGGCCGGCCTCATCGACCGCCTGATCATCACCCGTGTGCCCGTGCTCATCGGCGATGGGGTTCCGCTCTTCGGGAGCCTGCCCCAGGATGTGCGGCTCGTCCATGTCGCGACCCGGTCCTTTCCATCCGGATTGGTTCAAAGCGAATACCGGATCGACTCTAAACGCTGA
- a CDS encoding dihydrofolate reductase family protein: protein MPPWLMPPSYSRRLRVYSKRMFAGWGDMAILGSGSLVSQLAQHGLIDEYQFVVAPVALGRGRPLFDGIQQKVTLKLLKTRIFGNGNVLLRYEPAS, encoded by the coding sequence ATGCCGCCCTGGTTGATGCCACCCTCGTATTCCAGGAGGTTGCGCGTGTACTCCAAAAGGATGTTCGCCGGCTGGGGGGACATGGCGATCCTGGGCAGCGGCAGCCTGGTGTCCCAATTGGCGCAGCACGGCCTGATCGATGAATACCAGTTCGTAGTGGCTCCAGTGGCGCTGGGCAGAGGCAGGCCATTATTCGATGGAATTCAACAAAAAGTGACACTAAAGCTATTGAAGACGCGGATCTTCGGGAACGGGAACGTGCTGTTGCGCTACGAGCCGGCCTCCTGA
- a CDS encoding DUF4260 domain-containing protein, translated as MTGATTGGVKTLLRIEGFCVLLAAALAYSRYGLGWKTFALFFLAPDLSFLGYLGGPVVGACSYNAAHSYAGAVLALFLGVWLSSPLVVAAGLIWCAHLGFDRALGYGLKYASGFGFTHLGPIGRARQKA; from the coding sequence ATGACAGGCGCGACCACCGGAGGCGTGAAAACGCTGCTCCGCATCGAAGGCTTTTGCGTGCTGCTGGCCGCGGCTCTGGCGTATTCCAGGTACGGGCTCGGCTGGAAGACCTTCGCCCTTTTCTTCTTGGCCCCGGACCTTTCCTTCCTGGGCTACCTCGGGGGCCCGGTGGTCGGCGCCTGCTCCTACAATGCCGCCCACTCCTATGCCGGGGCTGTCCTGGCTCTTTTCCTGGGCGTGTGGCTTTCGAGCCCTCTCGTGGTGGCGGCGGGTCTTATCTGGTGCGCCCACCTGGGCTTCGACCGGGCGCTCGGCTATGGCCTGAAGTACGCATCGGGCTTCGGCTTCACCCATCTGGGACCCATCGGCCGGGCGAGGCAGAAAGCCTAG
- a CDS encoding DUF488 family protein: MVMRVIRLGSPRVEGEGTRIGTVRRPPRGVPKSEFASRDWYDVWFPNLAPSPETMKLGQQAATPAQWATFIRKYRAEMATPENVRTLELLATLSHQSHFSVGCYCADEAHCHRSVLRELLAGKGAAFASR; the protein is encoded by the coding sequence ATGGTCATGCGCGTCATCAGGCTCGGCAGCCCGCGAGTGGAGGGCGAGGGCACCCGCATCGGAACGGTCCGCCGGCCGCCCCGCGGGGTGCCCAAGTCCGAGTTCGCCTCCCGGGATTGGTATGACGTGTGGTTCCCGAACCTGGCGCCGAGTCCTGAAACCATGAAGCTCGGCCAGCAGGCCGCCACACCCGCCCAGTGGGCCACCTTCATCAGGAAGTACCGGGCCGAAATGGCGACCCCCGAGAACGTCCGCACCCTCGAACTGCTGGCCACGCTGTCCCATCAAAGCCATTTTTCGGTGGGCTGCTACTGCGCGGATGAAGCGCATTGCCATCGGTCCGTGCTGCGGGAACTCCTGGCGGGGAAGGGCGCCGCATTCGCATCCAGATAG
- a CDS encoding DsrE family protein: protein MNIGIILETNEPEKAWNAVRFANTALKRGREVRLFLMSAGVEAESITHEKYNVRAQLQEFSENRGLLLACGTCIKGRGQGQSELCPISTMADCLDMVEWADRVVTF, encoded by the coding sequence ATGAACATCGGAATCATCCTGGAAACCAACGAGCCCGAAAAGGCCTGGAACGCGGTCCGGTTCGCCAACACGGCGCTGAAGCGGGGCCGCGAGGTCAGGCTGTTCTTGATGAGCGCAGGGGTCGAAGCCGAATCCATCACGCATGAAAAATACAATGTGAGGGCCCAGCTTCAGGAATTTTCCGAAAACAGGGGATTGCTCCTGGCCTGTGGCACCTGCATCAAGGGCCGAGGCCAGGGCCAATCGGAACTGTGCCCCATCTCCACCATGGCCGACTGTCTCGACATGGTCGAATGGGCCGATCGGGTGGTCACCTTCTGA
- a CDS encoding DinB family protein, protein MSPSLSPLATMLSLNTDLLLNCLDGLSGETAVERLHGRGNSISFIAAHMIDARHFMARLLGSPLPNAIGEALATARSIEDAPALPSLDCIRGEWTAISRHLEKLLKAPVQPDLGQAAPQSFPIPDGSLLGGLCFLVQHDAFHLGQVALLRRQFGYEAMSYARRVPFGGGEEAWPHPALPPCRRPG, encoded by the coding sequence ATGTCCCCAAGCCTTTCCCCCCTGGCCACGATGCTCAGCCTGAACACGGACCTGCTCCTCAACTGCCTGGATGGCCTGTCCGGGGAAACGGCGGTGGAACGGTTGCATGGACGCGGCAATTCCATCAGCTTCATCGCCGCCCATATGATCGACGCCCGGCATTTCATGGCCCGACTGCTGGGGAGTCCCCTGCCCAACGCGATCGGGGAGGCCCTTGCTACGGCCCGGAGCATCGAGGATGCTCCGGCCTTGCCATCGCTAGACTGCATCAGGGGCGAGTGGACGGCCATCAGCCGCCATCTGGAAAAGCTGCTGAAGGCTCCGGTCCAGCCGGACCTCGGCCAGGCGGCCCCGCAGTCCTTCCCGATTCCGGATGGCAGCCTTCTGGGCGGCCTGTGCTTCCTGGTCCAGCACGACGCATTCCATCTGGGGCAGGTGGCCTTGCTCCGCCGCCAATTCGGGTACGAGGCGATGTCCTATGCCCGACGTGTTCCGTTCGGCGGCGGGGAGGAAGCCTGGCCCCATCCCGCGCTGCCGCCCTGTCGACGGCCAGGTTGA
- a CDS encoding cysteine synthase family protein produces the protein MDILDAIGNTSLVQLQRIVPPGSADIFVKLEWENPTGSVKDRMAQAVIARAEEDGRLKPGDTIVEYTGGSTGTSLALVCAAKGYRLRIVSSDAFSRQKLDHMAALGAELTLVPSEGGLTTRKLIQDMIEAARELSREPRTYWTDQLHNRDSIVGYHALGEEIWSQTKGEIDAFVHCVGTAATSRGVAAVLKRHNPAIEIIAVEPAESPVLSGGQAGPHKIEGVGIGYIPPLWEPALVDGILPVKTDDAKAMARRIAREEALFAGTSSGANAIAALQVAARLGPGAKVVTLMGDSGLKYLGTDVFQRT, from the coding sequence ATGGACATTCTCGATGCCATCGGAAACACATCGCTGGTCCAGCTCCAAAGGATCGTTCCACCGGGCAGCGCGGACATCTTCGTGAAGCTCGAGTGGGAGAACCCCACCGGCAGCGTCAAGGACCGCATGGCGCAGGCGGTGATCGCCCGGGCGGAGGAGGACGGGAGGCTGAAGCCCGGGGACACCATCGTCGAGTACACCGGCGGCAGCACGGGGACCTCGCTTGCATTGGTCTGCGCCGCCAAGGGCTACCGCCTGAGGATCGTCAGCTCGGATGCATTCAGCCGGCAGAAGCTGGACCACATGGCGGCACTGGGGGCGGAACTGACGCTTGTTCCGAGTGAAGGCGGACTCACCACCAGGAAGCTGATCCAGGACATGATCGAGGCCGCCCGCGAGCTGAGCCGGGAACCCCGCACCTATTGGACGGACCAGCTCCACAACCGGGACAGCATCGTGGGCTACCACGCGCTGGGCGAGGAGATCTGGAGCCAGACGAAGGGGGAAATCGACGCCTTCGTCCATTGCGTGGGCACGGCGGCCACGTCCCGCGGGGTGGCCGCAGTGCTGAAACGGCACAATCCCGCCATCGAGATCATCGCTGTGGAGCCCGCCGAATCCCCGGTGCTGTCGGGGGGGCAGGCCGGCCCCCACAAGATCGAAGGCGTCGGCATCGGCTACATTCCGCCGCTTTGGGAGCCAGCTCTCGTGGACGGGATCCTGCCGGTCAAAACCGATGATGCGAAGGCCATGGCGCGGCGCATCGCGCGGGAGGAGGCCTTGTTCGCGGGGACATCGTCCGGTGCGAATGCCATCGCGGCGCTTCAGGTGGCGGCGCGGCTCGGGCCGGGAGCCAAGGTCGTGACGCTCATGGGCGACTCGGGGCTGAAGTACCTCGGCACCGATGTGTTCCAGAGAACCTGA
- a CDS encoding GNAT family N-acetyltransferase, whose protein sequence is MEEAQIDALAEVLIDCVEGGASVGFMRPLTRDRAVSFWRRVAQDVATGERALLVAEDALGLCGTVQLLLGQPENQPHRADLAKMLVHPRARRRGLGAALMRAAETAARDCGRTLLVLDSVTGGDAARLYESLGWVRVGEIPGYALFPQGGLCSTTVFYRDLGGQAARSGPFPPREDNS, encoded by the coding sequence CTGGAGGAGGCGCAGATCGACGCGCTCGCGGAGGTGCTGATCGACTGCGTCGAAGGCGGCGCCTCGGTGGGCTTCATGCGGCCGCTCACGCGCGACCGCGCAGTGTCTTTCTGGCGCCGCGTGGCGCAGGATGTGGCCACCGGGGAACGCGCGCTGCTGGTCGCGGAGGATGCGCTCGGCCTGTGCGGCACCGTGCAATTGCTGCTCGGCCAGCCCGAGAACCAGCCGCACCGCGCCGACTTGGCGAAGATGCTGGTGCACCCCCGCGCGCGCCGCCGGGGGCTGGGCGCAGCGCTGATGCGGGCCGCAGAAACCGCCGCCCGGGATTGCGGCAGGACCCTGCTCGTGCTCGACTCCGTGACCGGAGGCGATGCTGCGCGCTTGTACGAGAGCCTAGGCTGGGTGCGGGTGGGCGAGATCCCCGGCTATGCCCTGTTCCCGCAGGGCGGGCTGTGCAGCACGACCGTGTTCTACCGGGATCTCGGCGGGCAGGCGGCGCGCTCCGGACCCTTTCCCCCTAGGGAGGACAATTCATAG
- a CDS encoding cytidylate kinase-like family protein, producing the protein MAKPLSSLAPDIERRFAGWVKIQERHVSPAEIKLRPTITLSRQFGCLGFPLAERLKVLFEEASGEPWNIFDKTLIEMVAKEEGISLGLLKRLGDMSHAIEAFGLYAPGHVTHDKAFDKVARYLVQIAKLGNAIMVGRGAAILCKDLRNCYNFRLIGSHEWRVSTYARRMGLSREEAEAEVIENGERRDKFVSHCLGEDIDNPKFYEAIFNNDRHGVEDIACAILAFVRNAWEDKRYFRQAELIAKG; encoded by the coding sequence ATGGCAAAGCCACTGTCGTCCTTGGCGCCGGATATCGAACGGAGGTTCGCGGGCTGGGTGAAGATCCAGGAGCGCCACGTTTCGCCTGCGGAGATCAAGCTCCGGCCCACCATCACGCTATCGCGCCAGTTCGGCTGCCTGGGGTTCCCACTTGCGGAACGGCTCAAGGTCCTCTTCGAGGAAGCCTCCGGAGAGCCCTGGAACATCTTCGACAAGACCTTGATCGAGATGGTCGCCAAGGAGGAGGGCATCTCCCTGGGCCTGCTGAAGCGCCTGGGCGACATGTCCCATGCCATCGAGGCCTTCGGGCTGTATGCGCCGGGCCACGTGACCCACGACAAAGCCTTCGACAAAGTGGCGCGCTACCTGGTCCAGATCGCGAAGCTCGGCAACGCGATCATGGTGGGGCGGGGGGCGGCCATCCTGTGCAAGGACCTCCGGAACTGCTACAACTTCCGGCTGATCGGCAGCCATGAATGGAGGGTCTCCACCTATGCCCGGCGGATGGGGCTGAGCCGGGAGGAAGCGGAGGCCGAGGTGATCGAGAATGGCGAGCGGCGCGACAAGTTCGTCAGCCATTGCCTAGGCGAGGACATCGACAATCCCAAATTCTATGAAGCCATCTTCAACAACGACCGGCATGGCGTGGAGGACATCGCCTGCGCGATCCTGGCCTTCGTCCGCAACGCCTGGGAAGATAAGCGGTATTTCAGGCAGGCCGAGCTGATCGCAAAGGGCTAG
- a CDS encoding class I SAM-dependent methyltransferase — protein MQNEGTEMAERTAVRVALWRAMHVQVDPPPHVLEDEIGLRLAAPEDGWHHRPDMAAKATSRARASIVARARFIEDLVMEQAGRGVGQYVLLGAGLDTFAQRRPEIASGLRVFEVDQPGPQAWKRQRLVELGFGVPEWLRLVPVDFEAGSSWWEQLAMAGFDAGQSAVVASTGVAMYLTADANAATLRQIAALAPGSTLALSFMLPLELVESEERPGRQMTEKFARLAGTPFLSFFTPPEMLSLAREAGFRQVRHVSAANLTDRYFAGRRDGLRPSSSEELLIATT, from the coding sequence ATGCAGAATGAAGGTACCGAAATGGCCGAAAGGACGGCGGTGCGGGTCGCCCTGTGGCGGGCCATGCATGTCCAGGTCGATCCGCCACCGCATGTGTTGGAAGACGAGATCGGCCTGCGGCTGGCCGCCCCGGAGGACGGCTGGCACCACCGTCCGGACATGGCCGCCAAGGCCACGAGCCGGGCCCGCGCGTCCATTGTGGCCCGCGCCAGGTTCATCGAGGATCTGGTAATGGAACAGGCAGGCCGCGGCGTTGGCCAGTATGTCCTCCTAGGCGCCGGACTCGACACCTTCGCCCAGCGCAGGCCTGAGATCGCCTCCGGCCTGCGGGTTTTCGAGGTCGACCAGCCCGGTCCCCAGGCCTGGAAGCGGCAGCGCTTGGTGGAACTCGGCTTCGGCGTCCCGGAGTGGCTGCGGCTCGTGCCGGTGGACTTCGAGGCGGGTTCCTCCTGGTGGGAGCAGTTGGCGATGGCTGGCTTCGATGCCGGCCAGTCGGCGGTCGTGGCCTCCACAGGCGTCGCCATGTACCTCACCGCGGACGCGAACGCAGCCACGCTGCGCCAGATCGCGGCGCTCGCCCCGGGCTCCACGCTGGCCCTGTCGTTCATGCTGCCGCTGGAACTCGTCGAATCCGAGGAGCGCCCCGGACGCCAGATGACGGAAAAATTCGCGCGGTTGGCCGGGACGCCTTTCCTCAGCTTCTTCACCCCGCCGGAGATGCTGTCGCTGGCCCGCGAAGCCGGTTTCCGGCAAGTCCGGCACGTATCCGCGGCCAACCTGACCGACCGCTACTTCGCCGGCCGGAGGGACGGCCTTCGGCCGTCAAGCTCGGAGGAGCTGCTGATCGCGACTACCTAG